The DNA sequence GGACGACCCGGCCGCGGTCATGCAGCCGTTCGCGGACGCCATCGAGGGCTTCGGCGCGACCACGCTCGGATCCGACTGGCGCGAGACGCTGCTGTCGGCGATCGTGACCGGCGGGCTGCTCGACGACTTCTTCATCCGGCTGGCCGCCGGTCTGCCGGGCGACGTCGGGCCGCGCACGGCGCATCTCCTCGGGTCCGACTCCGGTCAGGAGGGGATCCTGGAGGTGCTGCGCGAGGAGATCGGCGCCGACCCCCAGCTCGGTTCGCGTCTCGCGATGTGGGGGAGGCGGCTGGTGGGCGACACCCTGCTCGTCGCGCGTTCCGCGCTGCACCAGTCGGGCAACCGGGCATCGGATGAGGAGCGGATCGAACCGATCTTCACCGAGCTGATCGCGGCGCACACGCGGCGCATGGATGCGCTCGGCCTGACGGCCTGAGCCGGGGTCACCGCGCCGGGACGCCCGTGAGGCCGGTCAGCGGGCGACGGCGCCGCGCGAGAGCTCGTGCAGGAGCCGCTCGTCGCTCGCGGTCCGGAGGCGTCCGAGGAGCAGATCGGTCACGGCGACGACGACGGCCGTGCCGATGAGGGTGATCCACCAGATCCAGCCGCCGTCCCAGGCCAGCCCGGCCCAGGTGAGGACGACCCAGATGACGCTCGCCGCGGCGGCCCCGAGGGCCGGGACCAGGACGGCGCCGTGGGTGTGGCGACGGGGCAGGAGATAGCGTGCGGCGAGGCCCAGGATGGCGCCGCCGAGGACGACGAAGAGCAGTTCCACGAGGGGAGGCTAGCCGACGAAGCCGATCCGGCGCGATTCCTCGGTGCCGAGCTCCACGTAGCCGATGCCCGCGGTCGGGACGATGTAGAGGCGGCCCTTGTCGTCGGTGAGGCGGAGGAACCCGGTGCCGCTGCTGAGCGCGGTCTGCACCTGCTCCGCCAGCTCCTCGGCCGACTGCGACGACTCGAAGCTGAGCTCGCGGGGGGCGTTGACGATTCCGATGCGGATCTCCACGACTGTGCCTTTCCGGGTAGCGGGCCGTTCTTTAGCCGACCGGCGGATGTGAGTTCAGACTACGGCACACGGCTCGCGGCCCTCGCTCGCGTTCTCTGTCGGCGGACGCCGATACCGTGGCAGGCATGACGACGAGCGGCTTCCTCCCTCGTGCTGCTGTGCAGCACGAGCGTGCGGTTGCGCTCGACGCCTCCCAGTCCGAGGTGCTCGCGCTCGGCGACGGCGTGTCGGCCGCGGTCCTCGGAGCGCCCGGCACCGGCAAGACCACCACGCTCGTCGAGGCCATGGCGGAACGCGTCCTGGGGCGCGGGTACGAGACCGGCGAGGTGCTCGCGCTCTCCGCCTCCCGAGCCTCCGCCACCGCGCTACGCGATCGCCTCGCTCTGCGGATCGGTCGGCCCGCGAACGGCCCGCTGGCCCGCACGGCGACCTCGCTCGCCTTCCAGCTGGTCGGCGACCGCGCCCGCCGCCTGGGCGACGAGCCCCCGCGGCTGCTGACCGGAGGGGAGCAGGACCAGATCATCGCCGAGCTGCTCGCCGGGCACCGGGAGGACGGCACCGGACCGGTGTGGCCCGAGCCGCTGGTCGACGAGGTGCGCGGTCTCCGCGGCTTCCGAACGGAGCTGCGCGAACTCATGGCGCGTTGCGCGGAGCGCGGTGTGAGCCCGTCCCGCCTGTCGGAGCTCGGAGCGATCACGGGCCACGACGAGTGGCGGGCTGCGGCGCGGTTCATCGCCGAGTATCAGCTCGTCGTCGACAGCTACCGGGGCGGCTTCGTCGACTCCGCCGAGCTCGTCGCCTCGGCCGTGGCCGCCGTGCGGGAGGGCAGCCGGCTCGACGGCCTCCGGGTGCTGTTCGTCGACGACCTCCAGGAGGCGACGCTCGCCACGCTCTCGCTGCTCCGCGCCCTTGCGCAGCGCGGCGTCGCCGTCATCGCGTTCGGCGACCCCGACGTCGCCTCGACCACGTTCCGCGGGGCGGAGGCCTCGGCGCTGGGCCAGCTTGAGGCACGCCTCGGCGTACCGGTCGAGCGCTTCGTCCTCACGACCGCGCATCGACAGAGCGCGCCGCTGCGCGAGCTCACAGCCCGGGTGACCGAACGGATCGGCACGGCGGCCGCCGGCATGCAGCGCGTCGCCTCGGCCGCACCGGCGGAGGACGATCACGATGACGACCAGCGCGCCCCGGGCGGAGACCGGCCCCCGGTCGTCGTCGTGCAGGCGTCGTCCGGCCCGGGGGAGGCGGCGCGGCTCGCCCGCAAGCTCCGCGAGCGGCACCTCCTCGACGGCGTCCCGTGGGGCGAGATGGCCGTCATCGTGCGCTCCGGCTCCCATGTGCCCGCCCTCGCCCGTTCGCTCGCGGTGGCGGAGGTCCCCACGAAGACGAGCATCGCGGGCCGGGCCCTGCGCGACGACTACGCGGCCCGTCAGCTCATCACGCTGGCCGGCGTGGAGCTCGGGGCGGTGGAGCTCACGGCCGCCGTCGCGACCGAGCTCCTCCTCGGCCCGTTCGGCGGGCTCGACGGCGTGAGCCTCAGGCGCCTGCGGCTGGCACTCCGTCAGGAGGAGCTCGCGGGGGACGGCAACCGCCCGGGCGACGACCTGCTCGTCGAGGCGCTGAGCCACCCGGCGCACCTCGCCACCATCGACGCCTCTCACGCCCGCCGGGCGGCGCGGCTGGCCGAGACGCTCCGCGCCGGCCGCGAGAAGGCGGCCGAGGGGGCGACCATCGAGGAGCTCATCTGGCACGCGTGGGAGCGAAGCGGACTGGCGCGCCGCTGGCTCGAGCAGGCGGAGCGCAGCGGGATCGTCGCCGACGAGGCCGACCGCCATCTGGACGGCGTGGTCGCCCTGTTCACCGCGGCGCGCCGCTTCGTCGAGCGCTACCCGGAACGTCCCGCGGCCGACTTCGTCGTCGAGCTCCTCGGCGCCGAGGTGCCGGAGGACACGCTGGCCGCGCAGACGGTGGGGGAGGCGGTCCTCGTGTGCACCCCGAGCGCCACGATCGGTCGCGAGTTCGAGGTGGTGGCCGTTGCCGGGTTGCAGGAGAGCGTGTGGCCGAACCTCCGGCTGCGCGGGTCGCTCCTCCACCCCCAAGAGCTCGCCGACGCGATCGAGGGTCGCGAGGTCGCGACTCAGGACCAGCGTGCGCAGGTGCTCGGCGACGAGCTGCGCATGTTCGCGCTCGCGGTGTCGCGAGCGCGCGGGCAGGTGCTGCTCACGGCGACGGCCAACGACGACGAGCAGCCGTCGCCCTTCCTCCGGCTCGCCGCCGGCCTGGCCGTGGAGGACGGCGACGAGGCCCTCCACCCGCTCTCGCTGCGCGGGATGGTCGGCCGGCTCCGCCGACGGCTCGTGACCACCGGCTCTCCGGACGCCGCCGAAGCGCTCGCCCGGCTCGCCGACGCCGGCGTCGAAGGCGCCGACCCGGCCTCCTGGTACGGGATGCTCGCGCCGTCGACCACCGAGCCGCTCGTCGACCCGGACGACCCCGAGGCCCTGGTGACCGTGTCGCCCTCGCGGCTGGCGACGTTCGAGAAGTCACCGCTCGCGTGGTTCGTCGACGAGATGGCGGCCACGCCGAGCGGGCTCGCGGCGGGGATCGGCACGGTCGTCCACGCCGTCATGGAGGAGGCGGCGTCGAGCGACGACCTCAGTGTCGACGCCCTGTGGGCCGGCATCGAGCAGCACTGGGCCGAGCTCGCCTTCGAGTCGCCCTGGATCGAGGAGCGGGAGCGGCGGCGGACGCGCACGCTCGTCTCCGGCGTCTCCGAGTACCTCCGCGATTTCGAGCGAGCGGGTGGTCGCCTGCTCGGCTCGGAGGGCGGGTTCGCCTTCGACGTCGGGCGCGCGCGTGTCCGCGGCACCATCGACCGGGTCGAGCGCACCGCCGAGGGTACGGTCGTCATCGTCGATCTGAAGACCGGGCGGACGGTGCCGACCGCTGCGGAGACCGCGGCGCACGCGCAGCTCGGGGCCTACCAGCTCGCGCTGGCCCACGGGGCGGTGGAGCAGGCGGCCGACCTGCCGCCCGGAGGCGCGAAGCTGCTGTTCGTCGCTCGCGGCGCCGCCGGGAAGGGATACAAGCAGGTGGTGCAGGAGCGCATCGACGACGACGGGCTGGAGCGCCTCAAGGAGCGGGTGGCCCGTGCCGCTGAGGGCATGGGTGCCGCCACCTTCGCGGGAGTCGTCGATCTCGGCGAGCGCGACCCGCACGCGCGCTACGAGTACCGCATCCACCTCGTCCCGGCGGTGAGCGCATGACCGGCGAAGACGGCGTGCTGGAGTGGGCGGCCGAGGAGGCCGGGCTCGACCTCGTCGAGCAGGCCTTCTCGCTGGAGGCGCCCGACGCGCGGCCCGACCCGGTGAGAGCCACTGCCTCGCTGAGTGCCGCGCGCATCGCCGAGGCCCTCGGTCTTCCCGTCCCCACCGAGCAGCAGCAGGCCGTCATCGAGGCTCCGCTGCGCCCCGCCATCGTCGTCGCGGGCGCCGGGAGCGGAAAGACGGAGACGATGGCGAACCGCGTCGTCTGGCTGCTCGCGAACGGTCATGTCCGCGTCCCCGAGATCCTCGGGCTCACCTTCACCCGCAAGGCCGCGGGCGAGCTCGCCGAGCGGATCCGGAAGCGCGTCGAGCAGCTGGTCGCCTCGGGGCTGACCGACATCCCGTTCGACCCGTTCGAGGCACCGGAGGTCGCGACCTACAACGCGTTCGCCAATGCGATCTTCCGGGAGAACGCGCTGCTCGTCGGTCGCGAACCGGAGTCGGCCGTGCTGAGCGAGGCGTCCGCCTGGCAGCTCGCGCGGCGCATCGTCGTGGCGAGCGCCGACGACCGGCTCGTCGAGCTCGACAAGAGCGTCGACCAGGTGACGAGCGCGGTGGTGACCCTGAGCCGCGCCCTCAGCGAGAACGTGGTCAGCGCCGACGAGGTGGCCCGCATGGCCCGCGCGTTCAGCGGCGTCGTCGAGCTGCCCACCGGGAACGGACGGGTGAAGGAGGCGTACGCCTCGGTCCGGGCGGCCGTCGCGGCCGTCGGGTCTCTCCCTCCGCTGCTGGAGCTCGCCGAGACGTTCGCGGCGGAGAAGCGACGGCGCGGCTTCGTGGAGTACTCCGACCAGGTGGCTCTGGCGCTCCAGGTGTGCGAGCGCGTGCCGGAGGTCGTCGGCGACTACCGTGAGCGCTTCCGGGTCGTCCTCCTCGACGAGTATCAGGACACCTCGGTCGTCCAGACCCGGCTGCTCGCCACCCTCTTCGCCGGTCAGGCGGTGATGGCCGTCGGCGATCCGCACCAGTCCATCTACGGCTGGCGCGGTGCGTCGGCCGCCAATCTCGGTCGGTTCGGTGCCGACTTCACCGGGGAGCGGGACGGGGCGGCGCGATACGCCCTGAGCACGAGCTGGCGCAACCCGGTCCGCGTGCTCGATGCCGCAAACGTCCTGGTCGAGCCGCTCTCCGCCTCCTCCCCGGTCGCCGTGGAGCGCCTGCAGCCGCGGCCGGGCGCCGCGCCCGGCCGCCTCGACACCGCGTTCGGGCAGACGGTCGCCGAGGAGGCCGATACGGTCGCCGCGTGGTTCTCCGAGCGGGTGAAGCGCCGCCTCCCGAACGGCGAACCCCCCAGCGCGGCCCTGCTGTGCCGGTCGCTCAAGAAGATCGATGTCTTCACCGCAGCGCTCACGAGGCACGGCGTGCCGTTCCATGTGCTCGGGCTCGGCGGCCTGCTCGAGCAGCCGGTCGTCGCCGACCTCGTCTCAGCCCTGCGCGTCATGCACGACCCGACGGCCGGATCGGAGCTGATCAGGCTGCTCACGGGGGCCCGGTGGCGCATCGGCCCGAAGGACATCGCCGCCCTCCGGCGCGTCGCGTCCTGGCTGGCCGCGCGGGACCACCGCTTCCAGCAGCTCGATCCGGAGGTACGCGACCGGCTGCGGCGATCGGTGGCCGGCGAGGAGTCCGCCTCCCTCGTCGATGCGCTCGACTTCGTCGTCGAGGCGCCCGACGGCCACGGTCAGCTCGCCGGGTTCAGCGCCGTCGGCCTCGAGCGCCTGCGCGAGGCGGGCCGCGAGCTCGACCGCCTCCGGTCGAGGGTCGGACTGGACCTGCTCGACCTCGTCACGCTCGTCCAGCAGGAACTCCGCCTCGACATCGAGGTCGCGGCGAACGAGACCGCGCAGCTCGGCCAGGCGAGCCTGGACGCCTTCGCGGAGCAGGTGGCCTCGTACCTGGCGAGCGACGAGCAGGCGACCCTCGGATCGTTCCTCGCGTGGTTGGCCGAGGCGGAGCAGCGCGACAACCTCGCGCCGCGCAGCGAGGAGGCCGAGCCCGGCACCGTCCAGATCCTCACCATCCACGGGGCCAAGGGCCTCGAGTGGGACGTCGTCGCGATCCCTCGCCTCGTCGACGGGGAGCTCCCGGGTCCGCCCCAGAGCAAGAAGGGGTGGCTCGCGTTCGGTCAGCTGCCGAACGAGTTCCGCGGCGACTCGGCCGAGCTGCCGATCGTGGCCTGGCGGACGGCCGACACGCAGAAGGATGTCCACGATTCCATCGCGGCCTTCGAGGAGGAGAACGTCGCGCGTCATCTCGAGGAGCAGCGGCGGCTGATCTACGTGGCCGTCACGCGGGCCAAGCAGGAGCTGCTGCTCACCGGCTCCTACTGGTCGACCCAGACCCGTCCGCGCGGGCCCGGGTCCTACCTGCTCGAGCTGCAGGCGGCGGGACTGATCCCCGCGGATGGGCTTCCCGAGTGCGACGAACCCGATGAGAACCCGTTCGCGCAGGAGTCACGGACGGTCCTCTGGCCGCTCGAGCCCCTGGGTGCGCGACGCTCCGCCGTCGAAGCCGCCGCGGGCGCCGTCCGGGCGGCGCGCGAGCGCGGCTCCGGCGACGGCGGTGTCTACGCCCGCGACCTCGACCTGCTCCTCGCGGAACGAGCGCGGCGCGCGTCGGAATCGGGTCTCGTCCCGCTCCCCGCGCGCATCCCCGCATCGCGGTTCAAGGACTACGTCTCCGACCCGGCGGGCGTCGCCGCGTCCCTCCGCCGGCCCATGCCGGAGCGGCCGTACCGCCAGACGCGCCTCGGCACGCTGTTCCACCGCTGGGTGGAGGATCGGTTCGGCACCGTCGCGGGCTCGGCCGACGAACTCGACGCCGCGGCGCACGAACTCGACGACCCGGCCGGCGATCTCCTCGAAGCGGAGCGCCTGACGGAGCTCCAGGCGACCTTCGCCGCGAGCGAGTGGGCCGGGCGGCGGCCCGAACAGGTGGAGCTCGAGATCCATGTGACGCTCGCCGGCCAGGTGATCGTCTGCAAGCTCGACGCGGTCTACCGCGTCGACGACGGGACCCACGACTACCAGATCGTCGACTGGAAGACCGGCAAGGCTCCCCGCGACGCCGAGGACCTAGAGCGCAAGCAGCTCCAGCTCGCGCTCTACCGGCTCGCCTTCGCGGAGTTCGCCGGGGCGGACCCCGAGCGGATCGACGCGGTCTTCTACTTCGTGGCGGATGACCGGGTCGTCCGACCCGAGCGGCTCTACACCGCCGAGGAGCTCCGGTCGCTCTGGTCCTCCGCGACCGGCTTCATGCCGCCGAAGCGCCCGTAGGACTCGGGACGGTCGCCGGGAGTCCGATCGAGCATCGCCTCCACGTCGCCGACCGCGAGGATGGGCCCGGTGGCCGTCGAGAGCGGGATGACCGCGTGCCCGTGCACCCGGTCGACCAGGCCGTCGAGCATCTGCACCGCGTCGTCGACGATCGACTGGTCGCGGACCTCCCGGCCGTGGAGCAGCCAGCGGGCGACCTCGAGCTCGGCATACAGCATCGCGCGCTGCGTGAACTGACGGTCTGTGGCGACCTGACGAGTGGAGGCGTAGGCGCCCAGAGCGCCGTCGGTCGCCTCCGGGTTCATCGCGAGCAGCCAGTGGAGGTCGCGGGCCGGGTCGCCGACGCGCAGCGCCGACCAGCCGAGGACAGCCGTGACGACGTCGTGCTCCACGAGGAATGAGTCCGCTGTGAGCAGCCCGTTGATCACGGTCGGCTGGAACTGCCAGACGGTGTGGTCGGCGGCGGCGTCGCGCCACCGATCCCGGAGCGCCGCCGGGAGGAGGCCGGTCGCCGCGGCGGACTCGATGAGCGAGCTCGCCGCCGACTGGCACTCGGGTGCCGAGAGGACGGGCAGGCCGGCCTCTCCCACGAAGCTCGTCGGGAGGGAGTGGATGGCGGCGATCGCGTGGCCGATCGACCCGGCGAGGCCGTCGCCCGGGGGCACGTCCTCGACCTGGATGTGGTGACCGGGGAGGAAGTCGTAGACGATCGCGCGAGTGCTGCCCACGGGTGCTTGCCCGAGATACCTCGGCACGTCGAACGGCAGCCGGCTCCGGATGCCCTGCGTGAGCGCGCGGAGCGCGACCAGGTCGGCGCCCTGCTCCGACTCCGCCGCCTGCGTGGCCGGGACGCGCACGATGAGGGTCTCGCCGTCGCGGGTGCTGAGGAGCGCCGAGTCGTATTCGCCGGAACCGCCCCGCCCGTAGCCCGTGGCCCCGGTGACCTGGAGGTCCGGAACGGCCGAGGTGGCCAGCGCGGCTAGAGTGAGATGGGATCTGGCCATGCACCCAGGCTAAACGGACCTTCCCGGGTCGGCCGTCCGCCACGCCCCGAAAGGACCTCGATGTCGTCCGCTCAGACCTCCGCCCTCCCGCTCGCCGCGTTGCCGCTGTCGCGTCACGCGATCGATCGCGACCACGCGGCGCGCTCGCGGCCGGCGCTCTTCGACGAGCTCTGGGAGGAACCGGGCACCCGCGTCCTCCCGCTGTGGAAGGGGCATGCGCTGGTCACGCCCGAGAGCGTCCCCGCCGCGACGCCGGCCGCCGACGGCTGGTCCTCGCCCGACGCCGGACGCGCTGCGCTCGACCTCCTGCCGGTGGACCGCGTGTCCGCCGCGCTCATCCGCGTCTACCTCGGCCGCACCACGGCCGATGCCCCCGGCGAGCCCGTGGGAACCGCTGTGGTGCTCGAGGTGCTGACGGATGCCGCCGCCCGGGAGCTCGAGCCCGACGAGGCGCGCTGGGCCAATCTCCGCACGGTCGCGACGGCGCTGACCGACCGCGATGCGGGTCTCTTCACGGAGGCCCTCGCGATCGCCAACTGGCATGCTTCGCACACGCACTGCCCGCGCTGCGGGACGCCGACGGTCATCGAGCAGGCCGGGTGGGTGCGCCGCTGCTTCGAGGACGGCTCGGAGGTCTTCCCCCGCACCGACCCCGCGGTGATCGTCACCGTGCTCGATGACGACGACCGTCTGCTTCTCGGTTCGAACGCCATGTGGGAGCAGTCCCGCTACTCCCTGCTCGCCGGGTTCGTCGAGCCGGGGGAGTCGTTCGAGTCGGCGGTAGAGCGCGAGATCTTCGAGGAGGCCGGGATCCGCGTCGTCGACGCCCGGTACAAGGGGTCGCAGCCGTGGCCGTTCCCGGCGTCGGTGATGATCGGCATGACGGCCCGGCTCGCCCCCGGCCAGCACCCGTCCGGCCTCGACCCCGATGGCGAGGAGATCCTCGAGCTGCGCTGGTTCAGCCGCGAGGAGCTGTGGGAGGCACGCGGCCAGATCGTGCTGCCGGGACGCTCCTCCATCGCGCGCGCGCTCATCGAGGACTGGTACGGCGGTCCCCTGGACGAACCGCCGTCGCTGCCGTGACCGAGACCGCCACCGGCCCGGACGTCCTCCTCGACGGTCTCGACGCCCAGCAGCGGGTCGCCGCGGAGGCACTGTTCGGCCCGGTCTGCATCCTCGCCGGTGCGGGTACCGGCAAGACGCGCGCGATCACGCACCGCATCGCGTACGGCGTCGCGTCGGGCGCCTACGCACCGAACCGGGTGATGGCGCTCACGTTCACGAATCGCGCAGCCGCTGAGCTCCGGGGGCGGCTGCGCCAGCTCGGAGCTGGCGGGGTGTCGGCCCGCACCTTCCACTCGGCGGCGCTCGCGCAGCTCAACTACTTCTGGCCGCAGGTGGTCGGCGGCCAGCTGCCGAGCGTCCTCGACGGCAAGGGCCGGATCCTCGGCCACGCTGCCGAGCGGCTGAAGCTCCGTGTCGACACGCCGACCCTTCGCGACATCGCCGCGGAGGTCGAGTGGAGGAAGGTGTCGAGCCTCTCCCTGGAGCAGTACGCGGCCGTCGGACGGCCCACTCCCGGGCAGCTGAACACCGAGCAGGTGATCGACCTGCTCCGCACGTACGAGGAGCTCAAGGACGAGCGTCGCCAGATCGATTTCGAGGACGTGCTGCTCGCGTGCGCCGGCATGATCGAGTCGGAGCCCGGCGTGGCGATGCAGGTGCGCGAGCAGTACCGCTTCTTCGTCGTCGACGAGTACCAGGACGTTTCGCCCCTCCAGCACGACCTGCTGGCGCTGTGGCTGGGCACCCGGACCGATCTGTGCGTCGTCGGAGATGCCAGCCAGACGATCTACTCATTCGCGGGAGCCCGGAGCCAGTACCTCCTCGACTTCGAGCGCGAGCACCCCGGCGCGACCGTCGTACGGCTGGAGCAGAACTACCGGTCCTCGCCGGCCGTCGTCGACACCGCCAACCGGCTGATGCGCGGCCGCTCGGGAGCTCTGACCCTCCACGCCGTCCGCGCCGAGGGCGACACCGTGCCGGAGCCCGCCGTCTACGAGGACGACCGGGCGGAGGCCCGCGCGGTGGCCGAGCGGATCGCGGCGGAACTCGACGCCGGCGCGCGCCCGCAGGACATCGCCGTGCTGTACCGCGTCAACGTGCAGGCCGCCGTTCTGGAGCAGGCGCTCGGAGACAGAGGGATCAGCTACCAGGTGCGCGGCTCCCGGCGCTTCTTCGACCTCCCCGAGGTGCGCCAGGCGATCATGTCGCTGCGGGGCGCCTCCCTCGCCGCGCAGGAGGAGCCCCTGTTCAAGACGGTGAGCGATGTCCTCCGGTCGCTCGGCTGGTCGACGAGACCGCCCGAGGGGAGGGGCGCGGTGCGCGATCGCTGGGAGTCGCTGAACGCCATCATGGGACTCGTCGACGAACAGCCGCCCGGCACCACGCTCCGGCGCTTCACGGACGACCTGCTCGCCAGGCAGGCCGGGCAGCACGAGCCCACTCTCTCCGCCGTCACTCTCGCGACGCTCCACGCGGCCAAGGGGCTCGAGTGGGACTCCGTCCAC is a window from the Leifsonia sp. AG29 genome containing:
- a CDS encoding ferritin-like fold-containing protein produces the protein MSTWFSRRRPTVELPRLSPRTPPGPATKVDLHEVMPDLLPFLGQAAYLQLGRFETLSRVAADAGDLRAKEPVSVAAGLALSKHHGLIAEIRRRGDDPAAVMQPFADAIEGFGATTLGSDWRETLLSAIVTGGLLDDFFIRLAAGLPGDVGPRTAHLLGSDSGQEGILEVLREEIGADPQLGSRLAMWGRRLVGDTLLVARSALHQSGNRASDEERIEPIFTELIAAHTRRMDALGLTA
- a CDS encoding DUF3107 domain-containing protein; translation: MEIRIGIVNAPRELSFESSQSAEELAEQVQTALSSGTGFLRLTDDKGRLYIVPTAGIGYVELGTEESRRIGFVG
- a CDS encoding ATP-dependent helicase, giving the protein MTTSGFLPRAAVQHERAVALDASQSEVLALGDGVSAAVLGAPGTGKTTTLVEAMAERVLGRGYETGEVLALSASRASATALRDRLALRIGRPANGPLARTATSLAFQLVGDRARRLGDEPPRLLTGGEQDQIIAELLAGHREDGTGPVWPEPLVDEVRGLRGFRTELRELMARCAERGVSPSRLSELGAITGHDEWRAAARFIAEYQLVVDSYRGGFVDSAELVASAVAAVREGSRLDGLRVLFVDDLQEATLATLSLLRALAQRGVAVIAFGDPDVASTTFRGAEASALGQLEARLGVPVERFVLTTAHRQSAPLRELTARVTERIGTAAAGMQRVASAAPAEDDHDDDQRAPGGDRPPVVVVQASSGPGEAARLARKLRERHLLDGVPWGEMAVIVRSGSHVPALARSLAVAEVPTKTSIAGRALRDDYAARQLITLAGVELGAVELTAAVATELLLGPFGGLDGVSLRRLRLALRQEELAGDGNRPGDDLLVEALSHPAHLATIDASHARRAARLAETLRAGREKAAEGATIEELIWHAWERSGLARRWLEQAERSGIVADEADRHLDGVVALFTAARRFVERYPERPAADFVVELLGAEVPEDTLAAQTVGEAVLVCTPSATIGREFEVVAVAGLQESVWPNLRLRGSLLHPQELADAIEGREVATQDQRAQVLGDELRMFALAVSRARGQVLLTATANDDEQPSPFLRLAAGLAVEDGDEALHPLSLRGMVGRLRRRLVTTGSPDAAEALARLADAGVEGADPASWYGMLAPSTTEPLVDPDDPEALVTVSPSRLATFEKSPLAWFVDEMAATPSGLAAGIGTVVHAVMEEAASSDDLSVDALWAGIEQHWAELAFESPWIEERERRRTRTLVSGVSEYLRDFERAGGRLLGSEGGFAFDVGRARVRGTIDRVERTAEGTVVIVDLKTGRTVPTAAETAAHAQLGAYQLALAHGAVEQAADLPPGGAKLLFVARGAAGKGYKQVVQERIDDDGLERLKERVARAAEGMGAATFAGVVDLGERDPHARYEYRIHLVPAVSA
- a CDS encoding ATP-dependent helicase, translating into MTGEDGVLEWAAEEAGLDLVEQAFSLEAPDARPDPVRATASLSAARIAEALGLPVPTEQQQAVIEAPLRPAIVVAGAGSGKTETMANRVVWLLANGHVRVPEILGLTFTRKAAGELAERIRKRVEQLVASGLTDIPFDPFEAPEVATYNAFANAIFRENALLVGREPESAVLSEASAWQLARRIVVASADDRLVELDKSVDQVTSAVVTLSRALSENVVSADEVARMARAFSGVVELPTGNGRVKEAYASVRAAVAAVGSLPPLLELAETFAAEKRRRGFVEYSDQVALALQVCERVPEVVGDYRERFRVVLLDEYQDTSVVQTRLLATLFAGQAVMAVGDPHQSIYGWRGASAANLGRFGADFTGERDGAARYALSTSWRNPVRVLDAANVLVEPLSASSPVAVERLQPRPGAAPGRLDTAFGQTVAEEADTVAAWFSERVKRRLPNGEPPSAALLCRSLKKIDVFTAALTRHGVPFHVLGLGGLLEQPVVADLVSALRVMHDPTAGSELIRLLTGARWRIGPKDIAALRRVASWLAARDHRFQQLDPEVRDRLRRSVAGEESASLVDALDFVVEAPDGHGQLAGFSAVGLERLREAGRELDRLRSRVGLDLLDLVTLVQQELRLDIEVAANETAQLGQASLDAFAEQVASYLASDEQATLGSFLAWLAEAEQRDNLAPRSEEAEPGTVQILTIHGAKGLEWDVVAIPRLVDGELPGPPQSKKGWLAFGQLPNEFRGDSAELPIVAWRTADTQKDVHDSIAAFEEENVARHLEEQRRLIYVAVTRAKQELLLTGSYWSTQTRPRGPGSYLLELQAAGLIPADGLPECDEPDENPFAQESRTVLWPLEPLGARRSAVEAAAGAVRAARERGSGDGGVYARDLDLLLAERARRASESGLVPLPARIPASRFKDYVSDPAGVAASLRRPMPERPYRQTRLGTLFHRWVEDRFGTVAGSADELDAAAHELDDPAGDLLEAERLTELQATFAASEWAGRRPEQVELEIHVTLAGQVIVCKLDAVYRVDDGTHDYQIVDWKTGKAPRDAEDLERKQLQLALYRLAFAEFAGADPERIDAVFYFVADDRVVRPERLYTAEELRSLWSSATGFMPPKRP
- a CDS encoding phosphotransferase; amino-acid sequence: MARSHLTLAALATSAVPDLQVTGATGYGRGGSGEYDSALLSTRDGETLIVRVPATQAAESEQGADLVALRALTQGIRSRLPFDVPRYLGQAPVGSTRAIVYDFLPGHHIQVEDVPPGDGLAGSIGHAIAAIHSLPTSFVGEAGLPVLSAPECQSAASSLIESAAATGLLPAALRDRWRDAAADHTVWQFQPTVINGLLTADSFLVEHDVVTAVLGWSALRVGDPARDLHWLLAMNPEATDGALGAYASTRQVATDRQFTQRAMLYAELEVARWLLHGREVRDQSIVDDAVQMLDGLVDRVHGHAVIPLSTATGPILAVGDVEAMLDRTPGDRPESYGRFGGMKPVAEDQSDRSSSAV
- the nudC gene encoding NAD(+) diphosphatase; the encoded protein is MSSAQTSALPLAALPLSRHAIDRDHAARSRPALFDELWEEPGTRVLPLWKGHALVTPESVPAATPAADGWSSPDAGRAALDLLPVDRVSAALIRVYLGRTTADAPGEPVGTAVVLEVLTDAAARELEPDEARWANLRTVATALTDRDAGLFTEALAIANWHASHTHCPRCGTPTVIEQAGWVRRCFEDGSEVFPRTDPAVIVTVLDDDDRLLLGSNAMWEQSRYSLLAGFVEPGESFESAVEREIFEEAGIRVVDARYKGSQPWPFPASVMIGMTARLAPGQHPSGLDPDGEEILELRWFSREELWEARGQIVLPGRSSIARALIEDWYGGPLDEPPSLP
- a CDS encoding ATP-dependent helicase yields the protein MTETATGPDVLLDGLDAQQRVAAEALFGPVCILAGAGTGKTRAITHRIAYGVASGAYAPNRVMALTFTNRAAAELRGRLRQLGAGGVSARTFHSAALAQLNYFWPQVVGGQLPSVLDGKGRILGHAAERLKLRVDTPTLRDIAAEVEWRKVSSLSLEQYAAVGRPTPGQLNTEQVIDLLRTYEELKDERRQIDFEDVLLACAGMIESEPGVAMQVREQYRFFVVDEYQDVSPLQHDLLALWLGTRTDLCVVGDASQTIYSFAGARSQYLLDFEREHPGATVVRLEQNYRSSPAVVDTANRLMRGRSGALTLHAVRAEGDTVPEPAVYEDDRAEARAVAERIAAELDAGARPQDIAVLYRVNVQAAVLEQALGDRGISYQVRGSRRFFDLPEVRQAIMSLRGASLAAQEEPLFKTVSDVLRSLGWSTRPPEGRGAVRDRWESLNAIMGLVDEQPPGTTLRRFTDDLLARQAGQHEPTLSAVTLATLHAAKGLEWDSVHLVGLSEGLVPISYATGFDQIDEERRLLYVGITRARRRLHLSWAERGITPGRPVTRRPSRFLEELRAPARGARDTRTRSAASS